GCTATGGGTTTTTAGCTGCACAGCCAGCCAGAAAAGTCTTTTGCTGCGATTGTAGAACGATTTTCCAACTCGCCCAGAGAACGATTTGGAAAATCGTTCTACAAATTCATCCCTCTGTTTTCTGTTCTTCTCGCTTGCGCTGCACACTGGGAACAATCGCTGCCACCGCGACGAGAATAATAAAAATCCCCATCACAAATAAACCCAACGGATCCATAGCTTATCTCCTTGCGACCTGGGCATTCAGCCCCTCTGGCCCATTGTCCTGACGAGGGGCCAGAGCGGTGAATGCTCGCCTTGTAAAGTGAATGTGTCTGAACCCTATTTTAACCACTTCCAGCACAGGTCACAAAAAGGTGGGCGCGCAGCGGCCGTCGTGAACATCCCATGAAATCACCCCAACAGAACCCGTAAATCAACCGATGGTGACATTTTTGTCACCTTTTCGCCTTTTCAAGTATAAAATACACCCTTTGTAAAATCGCCCAACAAGGAGGGCTGACTTTGAAAGTAACGGTTATTGGCGGCGGCTCGACGTATACGCCGGAGTTGGTGAATGGGTTTCTGGATCGCGTGGCGCAGTTCCCACTAACAGAACTGTGCCTGATGGACATTGACGCGCACCGTCTGGAAATTGTGGGCGGCTTCGCCCAACGGATGGCAGCGGCAAAAGGCGCGCCCTTCACCGTAATCCTCTCGACCAACCAGCGAGAGGCGGTGAAGGATGCAACCTATGTGACGACCCAACTGCGCGTGGGGCAAATGGAAGCGCGCCGTGAAGATGAATATCTCGGCCGGCGACACGGGCTGATCGGCCAGGAGACGACCGGCATTGGCGGCATGGCGAAGGCGCTGCGCACCATCCCTGTTATCCTGGACATTGCCCGCGACATGCAGGCGGTGGCGCAGCCGGGGGCGATGCTGGTGAACTTCACCAACCCGGCCGGGCTGGTGACCCAGGCCCTCAGCCAATACGCGCCGCAGACGCCCAGCGTCGGCGTCTGCAACGTGCCGATCACGGCGAAGATGATGATTCTGAGCCACCTGGAAAAGGCGATGGGGCGCTCTTTGGACCCAAACCAGGCGGAGCTAAAGACGTTAGGGCTGAACCATCTTTCCTGGCATCATGGCTTTACCCTGGAAGGTGAAGATGTCTGGCCGCAGGTGTTGCAGCAGCTTCAGACGGCGCTGCGCGGTGAGGCAGAGCCGGAATGGCCGCCGCGCCTGATCGAATCGCTGGGCATGATCCCCAATTACTACTTGCACTACTTTTACGGCACGGCGAACAAGCTCAAGGAGCAGGCCAACTGGCCGCCTTCGCGGGCGGAAGAAGTGATGGAGGTAGAGAAGGGGCTGCTGGCGCAGTACGCTGATCCGGATTTGCAGGCGCCGCCGGCCGACCTGATGAAACGAGGCGGCGCGTGGTATTCCACGGTGGCGACGCAGCTCTTGAACGCCCACTACAACGACCTGGGCGAAACGCATGTGGTGAATCTGGCGCATGGCGGGGTGGTGGCCGGTTGGCCGGCCGATTGGGTGTTAGAAATGCCAGCCGTCGTCAGACGCAGCAGGATCACGCCTCTGCCGGCCCAACCACTGCCGCCGGCGCAGTTTGGCCTGCTGGCGCAGGTGAAGGCGTATGAACTGCTGACGGTGGAAGCGGCCGTTTCCGGCAGCCGGGAAGCCGCTTACCAGGCCATCCTGGCCCACCCTCTGGGACCGACGGCCGACCGCGTGCAGGCCGTATTGGACGATATGTTGGAGACCCACCGGGCATATTTGCCACAGTTTTGGGCCTAAGCGACAACGAAACTAACGGCCGTAAACCGAAGGCCGTATCCCGTTTTTCGTTGGCAGTTGCCAGAGGCAGCGCCCTTCGGATTACGGATTACCGAACAAATACAGTAGAAATTGGGAACTGCTATGCGCTACTATTTGGGGGCTGACCTGGGCAGTACAAAAACCCACATCGCCATCGCCGACGAGGCGGGGCAGGTGGTAGGGTTTGGCCGGGGCGGAGCCGCCAACCCGCAAGGGGTTGGTTATGATGGCATGTTGCACGCCCTCCAGCAGGCTTTGCAGGAAGCGTTGGGGCAGGCGAGCATCCCGGAAACGGCCGTTTCCGGCGCAGGTTTTGGCATAGCCGGCTACGATTGGCCGTCGGCTAAACCGGCGATGACGGCCGTTATTGCCAAACTCGGCCTCGACTGTCCCATCGGCCTGGTCAACGACGCCAGTCTGGCCCTCTTCGCCGGGGCGGAAAACAGCACCGGCGTCAGTCTGGTTGCCGGCACAGGCTGCAACTGCCGCGGCTGGGACCAGCAACGGCAGCGCGAAGGGCGCGTGACTGGCTTCGGCTACTGGATGGGCGAATTTGCCGGAGCATCGGAACTGGTGTGGCGGGCGATGCAGTTGGTGGCTTTTGAGTGGACGCAGCGCGGCCCGGCGACAGCCCTGTCCCCCATCTTCATCGAATATGCCGGGGCCGACGATCTGACCGATTTGCTGGAAGGGTATACCAACGGCCGTTACCCCATAGAAGCCCAGGCTGCTCCCCTCATCTTCAAGGCTGCCCGCCAGGGAGATCAGGTAGCCACCGACCTGATCCGTTGGGCCGGCGTGGAATTGGGCGAGATGGCTAAGGCGGTCATTCGCCAGTTGGAATTTGCAGAACGCGCGTTTGATGTGGTGCTGGTCGGCAGCATGTTTGCAGGTGGCCCAATGCTTATTGAACCGATGTGGCAGACCATCACCCAATTTGCGCCCCAGGCCCGGCTGGTGCGTCTGGCCGCGCCGCCGGTGTTGGGCGGCATCATACTAGGCATGAACCAGGGCGGGTTGGCCGTCACACCGGCCGTCCGCCGGCGATTGTCGGTAATCCGTATTCCGTAGGGCGCTGACTTTGGCAAATGTCAGCTGAATATGGAATACGGGATACGGAATACGACCATTAGACTATTTTAATTCAATGACTACGCGACAAAAGGAATCTGCCATGCAATACGGACATTTCGACGACCACGCCAAAGAATACGTCATCACCCGGCCGGACACGCCACAATCGTGGAGCAATTATCTCGGCTCAACCGAATATGGGGCTATTATCACCAACAATGCCGGCGGTTATGGCTTCTACAAATCGGGCGCGCACGGCCGTTTCCTGCGCCTGCGTTTCAACAGCGTACCAATGGATCAGCCCGGCCGTTATTTCTACCTGCGCGACAACGACAGCGGCGACTACTGGTCAGCCTCCTGGCAACCTGTCGGCAAACCCCTGGACCAATACGCCTCCACCTGCCGCCACGGCACGGCTTACACCACCATCACCGCCCAATACAACGGCATCAGCAGCGAAGCCACCTACTTCGTGCCTCTGGGCCAGACCTTTGAATATTGGCGGCTCAAACTCACCAACAACAGCGGCCGGCCGCGCCGTCTGGGCGTCTTCTCCTACTGTGAATTTACCAACCAGTGGAACACCGAACAAGATCAGGTGAACCTGCAATATTCGCTCTTCATCGTCAAAGGGGAACTGGCCGATGGACTGCTGCGCATTGCCATCCACGATAACCTTACGCCAGAACCGGGCAGCGCCCAGGCCGATGACGACGTGATGCACACCTGGATGGGGCTGATTGGCGCATCTCTGGACGGCTACGATACCAGCCGCGAAGCGTTCCTCGGTCCCTATCGCGGCTACCACAACCCGCTGGCCGTCGAGCAGGGGTGCTGTGCCAACAGCCACGCCTATGGCGACAACGCCTGCGGCGTGCTGCACAGCAATCTCACCCTTCAGCCCGGCGAAAGCGGCGAACTGCTGGTCATGCTGGGCATCGGCGATGCACGCACGGCCGGCCAGGGCGCTGTGGCCGAATTTGGTTCACTGGAACGCGCCACTCTGGAGCTGCAAAAGCTCAAAGAGAGTTGGCACGCCAAACTGGGCAGCCTGACGGTACAAACGCCCGACGAAGCGCTCAACCACACCATCAACGTCTGGGGCCTCTACAACTGCCTGATCACCTTTGCCTGGTCGCGGGCGGCCAGCCTGGTTTACAACGGCGAACGAGACGGTCTGGGCTTCCGTGACTCGGTGCAGGACATTTTAGGCGTGGCGGCGGCCATTCCCGACGAGGCCCAGGCGCGGCTGGAACTGCTGCTCACCGGCCAGCTTGCCAACGGCGGGGCCATCCCCATCATCAAACCCTTCGCGCATCGCCCCGGTCATGAAACGCCGCCCAACCCGGAAGAATATCGCTCCGATGACTGCCTCTGGTTCTTCAATGCCGTGCCTGCCTTCGTCGCCGAAACAGGCGATTTCGACTTTTACCGCAAAGTGCTGCCCTACGCCGACGAAGGCGAAGACAGCGTCTTCGGCCATTTGCGCCGCGCCCTCGAATTTAATCTGGCGCGTACCGGCCGCAACCACCTGCCCTGCGGCCTTTCCGCCGATTGGAACGACTGCCTGCGCCTGGGCTACTTTGGCGAAAGCCTGTTTGTCGCCTTCCAACTGCGTTTGGGCCTGACCGTGTACGCCGAAATTGCCGGGCGACTGGAACGACCGGACGAAGCCGCCTGGGCTTTAGGCCAGCGGGCGCAGTTGGACCAGGCTATTCAGTCGGCCACCTGGGATGGCGATTGGTTTATCTGGGCCATTACCGAAGATGGTACGGTTTACGGCACGAAGCAGTATGAAGAAGGCCAGGTTTACTTGAATACCCAGGTCTGGGCGGTCATCAGCGGCGCGGCCTCGCCAGAGCAAGCAGAGCGCTGTATGCAGACGGTTTACGATAAGCTGGCCACGCCCTATGGCCTGATGTTGTGCGCCCCGCCACTGGTTAAGACTTCTATTGACGTGATGCGGGCGGTGGTTTTTAATCCCGGCATCAAGGAAAACGCGGGTATTTTTAACCACACCCAGGGCTGGGGGGTGATGGCCGAATGTCTGTTGGGGCACGGGGACCGCGCCTACGAATATTATCGGGCAGCGATGCCCGCCGCTTACAACGGCCGTGCCGAAATTCGCCAGATGGAACCTTATGTACAGGGACAAACAACCTACTCAATCTATTCACCCCGCCCCGGCCATACGCGCACTGCCTGGCTGACAGGCGCGGCCGCCTGGGCTTACTACAGCGCCACACAGTACATCTTGGGGCTGCGGCCCGAGGTGGATGGCCTGCGGATTGACCCCTGCATCCCGGAAGAATGGCCCGGTTTCAGCGCCACGCGCCGTTTCCGGGGCAAGACGGTTGAGATTGAAGTGCAAAACCCACAAGGCGTTTGCCGCGGCGTTCGCTGGCTGACGCTGAACGGGGAACGATTGGCAGGCAATCTGGTCCCGGCAGAGCGGCTGGCAGCCTACAATCGCGTCGAAGTGGTGCTGGGAGCTTAACCCTCACACGGCCGCAAAGGTCGTCAGTGTGATTGTCTGGCTGGCGAGCGCTTCTTGGACGGCCGTATCCGTCAGAGCGGCCAACTCCTGTTGCCGCTGCCGTGCATAGGCGCTGCTGGCTTCCAGTTCAGGGTCGCTGTAGCCGGGATGGCACATCAATTCATAAATACCTGCGGCTGGCAGGCTGCGCAAGATGCGCAGCAGCTCTGCCTGCGTCGCCAGGTCGCCGTAAAAAGTAGCATAAAAGGCGTCGGGGCAGCGCGGCGCAAATTCGGCCAGCAGCCGGGGAGCATACACCCCGGCGATGGCTTGCACCGCTGGCGGCATTCCGGCCATCGCCACCTGGTCCCCCTGCGCCATCACCTGGCGAATGGCGCAGCCATATTCTTGCGCCAGTTCCAGCATGGCCCGGAACAACCCTTCGCTGAAGTAGGAAGAATGGTGGTGAGAATCCAGATGGGTCGGTTTACGCCCTGTCACCTGGATGAAGCGCTCGATCTGCGCCCGCCATTCGGCCTGCGCTTCGGCCGGGTCCACCTCTGCCAGCCGCGCCGTGAGTTGGGCCAGTGTGTGGAATGCGCCATCGCTGGTAGTAAGGCTGGGGAGTTGGCTGGCGGGCAGCAACGGCCGTCCGGCCGTCAATACCAGATGCACCCCCAACCCCAGGTCCGGCGTTTCTTGCAGCGCCAGGGCCAGGTCAGCCACCACGTTGTCGAAATTCATCATGCAGGTGGTGGAGCTGACGATGCCGCGCCGGTGGGCATCGCGGATGCCATGAGAAATGTTGGGGGAACGGCCGTAATCATCCGCATTCACGATCAATTTTGCCCTCATGCTGCTAACCCTCCAAAACGTTAACCCTCATGATCTGCCCACAAATTTTGCAGGGTGAAATGATACCACACCTCCCACCTATCTTCCGATCTGATGATGGGCGCAGCCGAACCATCGCGCTACAACTTCATAGTTTGAAGATCTATCATTTTGCCAGACTGCATCTCTTTACAAGGCTCGAAAATTATATTAAAATCTTTACTAAATATTCTAAAAGAGGATCGAACTGTGAGCAGCAAAGTCACCATCAACACCATTGCCGAAGCGTGCCAGGTGTCGCCGAGCACCGTCTCGTTGGTCCTCAACGGCAAGCCTGGTGTTTCCACCGAGACCCGCACCCGCGTGCTGGAAGCGGCCCGCACCCTGGGCTACCTACCCTCCCTCTCGCCCACGCCCGCCAGGAATCGTCAGTTAACGGCCGTTGGCCTGGTTGTCAAAAGCGAACCCGGTCTGCTGCCGACGGCCAACCCCTTCTATTCACAAATCATCACCGGGGTAGACGATGCCTGCCGCGACATGGGCATCAATCTGTTGTTCGCCATGCTGCCGGTGGACGAAAACAACCTGCCGCCGCGCCTGCCGCCGCTGATGGAAAACAGCAATTTGGATGGCCTGCTGATGGTGGGCGCATTTGTAGACCAGACCATGCACGCCTTTTTAGGCCAACGTAACCTGCCCATCGTCTTGGTGGATGGCTACTCCGATACAGAGCGTTTCGACATGGTGGTCAGCGACAACTTCCGCGCTGCTTATCAGGCCGTAGAATATCTGATTGCCGGCGGTCACCGGCATATTGGACTGGTGGGCAGTGAACCGGGATGCTACCCCAGTCTGCTGGAGCGGCGCAATGGCTACCTGCGCGCCCTCAAAGAGCAAAACAGCCCCCACACCTACCTGGCCGATTTTAATGTCAACCGCTCGCAGGGGGAGGCGGAGACGCTTCGTCTGCTGCAAGAAAATCCACAAATCAGCGCGCTGTTTTGTGTCAATGACAACGTGGCCCTGGGTGCGCTGCGGGCGGCAAGGCAGATCGGGCGGCGCGTGCCGCAAGACCTCTCCATCGTGGGCTACGATGACACGTATCTGGCGACCAGCATTTCGCCGACGCTGACAACCATGCGGGTGGACACGCTGGCAATGGGGCGCGCGGCCGTGCATCTGCTGGCGCTGCGGCTGGCAAAGCCAGACGCGGCGCGGACAACAGTGATCATTCATCCGGAATTGGTGGAGCGGGAATCAGCTTCACCACTGAACGGAATTTAAGACAAGAAGACAAAGAAACAAAGAGATAAAGGAGCAATTATGACCACTCAACCATTCAGCCACATCCCCAACATACCGTGGGAGGAACGGCCGTCCACCACCAGCGACGTCATCTGGCGCTTCAGCCGCAATCCGATTATCCCCCGCGACCTGATCCCGTCGTCCAATTCCATCTTCAACAGCGCCGCCGTACCTTTCAACGGCAAATTCGCCGGCGTTTTCCGCTGCGACAACAAAAAGCGGGAGATGAACCTGCACCGCGGCTTCAGCGACGATGGCTTTACCTGGCGGCTGGACAACGATCCGATTGATTGGCAGTGCGCCGACGAGGAAATCGGCCGTTACCAATACCGCTACGATCCCCGCGTAGTCTGGATCGAAGACCGCTACTGGGTGACGTGGTGCAACGGCTACCACGGCCCGACCATCGGTGTGGGCTACACCTTCGACTTTGAAACCTTCCACTTTTTAGAAAATGCCCTGCTGCCCTTCAATCGCAACGGCGTCCTCTTCCCCCGGCGGATCAACGGCAAATACGTCATGCTCAACCGGCCGTCGGACAACGGCCATACCCCCTTCGGCGACATCTACCTCAGCCAGAGCAAGGACATGGTCTATTGGGGCGAGCATCGTTATGTGATGGGGACCAGGGGCGGCTGGGAAAGCACCAAAATCGGCGCCGGCCCCATCCCCATCGAAACGCCGGAAGGCTGGCTGTTGATCTACCACGGCGTCCTCACTTCTTGCAACGGGTTTGTCTACGCCTTTGGCGCGGCGCTGTTGGATTTAGACCAGCCGTGGAAGGTGATTTATCGCGGCGCGCCCTATTTGCTGGCCCCGCAAACGTTGTACGAATGTGTCGGCGACGTGCCCAACGTCGCTTTCCCCTGCGCCGCGCTCTACGACCAGCCCACCGGCCGTATCGCCATCTACTACGGTGGCGCAGACACGGTGACAGCCCTGGCCTTCTGCCAGTTGGATGAGCTGCTGGGTTGGCTAAGGGAGAATGGCGCGGAGTAACGGCCGTTAACCAGCCAGACCCGAAGGGTGTTCAATACCCTTCGGGTTTCCCCCCCAGCAGCCCGCGCACGGATTCAATCACCTCATTCAGCGACATCTCTTGCCTGGCAAGCTGCGCCGCGGCAAAAGCGGCGGGGCCAAGCTGGGTAGCTAAATCGGCCAAAAACAGCCTGGCCCTCTCCCGCGTTTCCCACCAGGCAGCCAGATGGAACTGCACAAAAGCAGCCAGCGCCACCGCCCCGGCCAGGTCGCCCTCGGCCGCCAACAGGTTCGCCACGCCATAGAGGGCCATCAGCGTCACCCCCTTGTCGCCCAAAACCATCACATAATGCACCGCCGCCTGATAACAACGGCGGGCGGCGGCAAACTCGCCTTGAGCGATTTGCGCCAGACCATAGTGGGTATAAATGTACCCCTGCCCCCACGGATGATAGGTATCGTGCATCGCTTCGAGGGCCTGATCATAATGGGCGCAAGCCGCCGCCCAATCCTGCCCCATCAAGGCCAAATCGCCCAGGCCGCGATGGTAATACACCAACCCCAGGCTGATTCTATGCTGCCGGAAGCCGACAAAACTTTGTTCGTACAGGTCACGGGCGAAATCGAGTTGGCCTTGCAGACGGCGCAGTTCGCCCCATTCCCAGCAGCCCCAGGCCAGGCCCTTTTCATCCTGAATCTGGGTAAAGGTCAACTGGCTAACGCTGCGCCAATGCTCTGCCAGGGCAAAGTCGCCCAACCGGCCAGCGGCGATGCTTTGCCAGGATTGGGTGTGGGCCACCGCTTGCCTATCGCCCACCTGGATAAAAAGCGTTTTGGCTGATTCAAACCAATCAATCGCCTCGCGGAACTGTCCGTTGGACATGCTGATGTCCGCCATGTCGTAGCGCACATGGGCCGCGCCCCGGCTGACGTTAAGTTGGAGGAAAATTGCCTGGCACTCTTCCAGCAAGCGGAACGCTTTTTCATAGTGGCGATTGATCGCTTCGATGCGGGCCAATGTTTGCAAATTACGCGCCAGCAAGGAAGCAGAACCCAGGCTCCGGGTGACAGCGATGGCTTCGGTAAGGCATTGTCGCGCTTCGTCGGGATCAAACGTGGCGAGTGTGCCGCCGAGCATATCTAAGAAGAGGGCGATAGTGAATAGGTCGCCGCCTTCCCGGCTCAGGCTAAGGCCATGCCGGAAGTATTGCAGCCCCTCGTTAATGTCCACGTACCAGGTGTAGGCCAGGGCGAGCAGAGCGTAGAGAAAGCCAAAGTCACGCTCCAGCCCTTCTTGGACCACAAGCTGCATGGCGCGGCGGGCTATCTCCCTCGCCTCGTAGCCGCTGATTTCATCTATGAGGCTCCAGGCGCGAGCGGACAATAAAGCGGCAAGGGTGCGGCGGGCAAGTGGTGAGTTGTTGGTGGCAACGGCCGTTTCCACCGCCGCCAGCCCATCACGCATCAACGAACCGAGGCTGCTGTAGAGGGAGCGGCTCAGGTAAAAAAGTAACAGCCCATCAAGCGCATTCAAGACACGCATGTACTCTCCCTGCTGCGCTGCCCAGAGCCAGGCCGCCCGGCAGTTCTCCTCATCCGGCTCCAGTTGGGCGATGGCCGCCTGCTGCCCTGCCCCTTTGATTTGTTCGCCTTGCCTTTGCAGCAGTTCAGTGAAATAAGCGCTAAACCGATCGGCGGTTTGGGCGGCCAGGTCGGGCTGGGCGATGAGCCGCTCGTGGGCATATTGGCGCAAAAGTTCTTGGATTTGGTAACGGCCGTTCTCCCCCCGCCACAACAGCGACTTTGTCACCAACCCCATCAGGTCACGCAGAGAAGCGCCGGCGACCGCCTGGGCCGCCTCCCGGCTAAAGCCGCCGGAAAAGATGGAAAGCTGGGCGAAGGTAAGCCGCTCCGCCTCGCTGAGCAAATCCCACGTGTAGTTAAAAACGGAGCGCAGACTGCGCTGCCGCTGGGGCACGTCGTACTGCTCTGTCTCCAAAAAGTCCAGGCTGCGGGCAATCTCATCGGCAATTTCGGCCGGCGAGAGCAGCGCCAGCCAACCGGCGGCCAGTTCAATGCCCAACGGCAGCCCGTCTACCAAAGAGCAGATGCGGGCGACATCCAGCCAATTGTCTGGCGACAGACGGAAATCAGGCGCTGCGCGTCGGGCGCTCTGGGCGAAAAGTTGAACAGCGCTGTAACTCTCGGCGTCGGTGGGTTGGCGCCAGGCAGCGGCCGTTTCCCGGTCCGGTGCGCGCATCCCCGGCACAGGATACAACTGCTCCCCCTGCACGTTCAGCCGCAGGCGGGAAGTGGTCAACACTTTCAGGCGCGGCGCGGCGGCGACCATGTCGGCCACCAACAGCGCGCCATTCTGTTCCAGCAAATGTTCGTAATTGTCCAGCACCAGCAGCATTTGCTTAAAACGCAGAAAGTCCAAGAGCTGCTGGCGCAGCGGCTGCTCCTCGCCACGCGCCGCAAACTGCACCGCCGAGGCGATGGCGGCCGGGATGTATTCCGGGGTAGAAAGCGGGGCCAACGGCACAAAATAGACGCCATCGGCAAAGCGCTCTGGTTCTATCTGGAGATAACCGGCGGCCAACTGCAGCGCCAGGCGGCTCTTGCCGCAGCCACCCGGCCCCAGCAAGGTTAACAGGCGGCTGGATGGATCGGCAAAGAGGCGGCGAACTTCGGCCATCTCCTGCGTCCGGCCGACAAAGGGGGTGGGTTGGGCGGGCAGATTGTGGCAAACGGCCGTTTTTTGCGGCGGCGTCATAACCGGCGGGGGCGGCGGGGCGGTCAGTTCGCCCGTCCGGATTGCCTCATAAAGGGCGACGGTCTCTGGCGTGGGTGCGGCGCCCAACTCCTCAGCCAGGATGGCCGCGCACTGTTCATATTGGCGCAAAGCCGCGCCGCGCTGCCCCATCCCGGCATAGAGCCGCATTACCTGCCGGTGAGCCGCTTCATCCAGTGGATCCAAAGCGAGCCAACGGCGGGCGTAGGCAACGGCCGTTTCCCCTTCCCCCCTTTCCCCATGATAAATCGCCACTGTTTGCAGCACTTTGCCAACTTGTTGGCGCAGCGCTTCGGCCATTTCGTACTGCCAGGCATCGAACTCTGGCGCGTCGCGCAGGGTAAAGCCGGCCAGGAAATCGCCAACGTACAGGCTGGCGGCTTCGGCCAGCGCAGCAACCTCACCGCTGGCTGCCAGGCGGCGAAATTCGGCCACATCTAGCCAGACGCCCTCTTGCGTGGCGAAGGTGATTTGTTCCCGGTCCGCTGCCAGATAGCCGGGGCCAAGCATCTGGTTGATTTCCCACAGGGTGCGGCGTAAATAGGCCAGGGCGCTGGCCTGGTCCGATTCGGGCCAGAAGCGAGCGGCGAGCGCTTCGCGGCTGTGGGGAACGGCCGTTAATGCCAGATAGGCAAGCAGCGCCACCGCCTTGCATCGGTCTGTTGCCACCGGCGCGCCATTCTGTTCAATGCGCGGCGCGCCCAAAAAATGAAACCTTAATTGCGCCAATGTCGCTTTCCCAACAGGCCAGGACACGTAGCCGTAGTCCGTAAGCCGTAAGCCGTAGTCCGTACTTCGAGAGGGATTATAGCAAATGAAGGCGTTGACGCGGAAAACTCCGCGCCGCCAGGGTGAAAAACGCTGAACCGAAACGTTTTCCGAAACGAGGCGCGCAACGCATGGGAAACGGCCGTTGGCTAAACTGTAGACATAGCGAAACAAAGGAGCGCATGACACAATGTACAGCAATCTACAACTAACACACGAAGCATACCAACAGGCGATGGGCGCGCAAACGGCCAACATCAACGCCATGCGCGACCGGTTGATTCGCACCTTCTGGCGGCTGCGGGCAGCAAGCCAGCGGCAGCGCTTCTGGGAACGGCTGACTGGCCGACCGAGCCTGCTGCTGGACCTGAATGAAGAGAAGGCGAAAACGGCCGTGACCACGCGCCATCACGAAGGGATTCAGACCATCTCCCTGAACCGCATCGTTGGCAGCGAAGGACGCCAAAACGACTTCGACGCCAACTTTCGGCCCCGGCAGGCAAACGGCCGTGACCGGTGGGTCAGTGTGGCGCTAATGCGGGCATTGGGCAAGAGCCTGCCGCCCGTCTCCCTGGTACTCCTGGGCGACGCCTACTTCGTCCGCGACGGCCACCACCGCATTTCAGTAGCGCGCGCTCGTGGCGAACTAGACATCGAGGCAGAGGTTATTCGCTGGCAAACAGCATGAATTTTCTAAGACACAGGCACAACGTTTGTCGGGAAGATAAATCGAGTAGCGGTGTTGGGAAAATCTTGTTCCAGCCAGGCAAAAGCTGCGGCAGGACGCAGGCCATAGGTAGGATTGGCCGCGTCCTCCGCGCTGGCGCTCATGTCCATGCCATATTTTTGCCCATACAGTTCATAGATAAGGCGCAGCAGCGCGGGGTCAGTGACCGGGCTAACATCACCTTCCAAAATAACAACATCGTCGCCGCTTTCCAGGTGCAGGCTGATGGCCGGATTATGCGCCAGATTGCGCCCCTTGACGCTGCTATGCCCCGTGCCAAAATAGAATGTTTCATTCAGCCACAATCCCCAAACCGGCGCGGCGTGAGGACGGCCGTCTGGCCGGGTGGTGCAGACCCAATAATTGCGCGCCAGCGCCATTTTCTGGCTGACATCTTGCCAGGACACCAGGCCGTCTTGCGATTCTGCCAGACCATAACCAGGCATGTGCGGGCGCGATACAGTTGGCACAGGTGGAATCTCCAGGGGCAAATCGTTCATAGATACCTCCTTGTCAGTGTTCAGTGTTCAGTGTTCGGTGTGTGTTCGCCAGAGGTAACGCCGTCTGAATAACTGGTTACTGAATACTGAACACTGA
This DNA window, taken from Candidatus Leptovillus gracilis, encodes the following:
- a CDS encoding 6-phospho-beta-glucosidase; protein product: MKVTVIGGGSTYTPELVNGFLDRVAQFPLTELCLMDIDAHRLEIVGGFAQRMAAAKGAPFTVILSTNQREAVKDATYVTTQLRVGQMEARREDEYLGRRHGLIGQETTGIGGMAKALRTIPVILDIARDMQAVAQPGAMLVNFTNPAGLVTQALSQYAPQTPSVGVCNVPITAKMMILSHLEKAMGRSLDPNQAELKTLGLNHLSWHHGFTLEGEDVWPQVLQQLQTALRGEAEPEWPPRLIESLGMIPNYYLHYFYGTANKLKEQANWPPSRAEEVMEVEKGLLAQYADPDLQAPPADLMKRGGAWYSTVATQLLNAHYNDLGETHVVNLAHGGVVAGWPADWVLEMPAVVRRSRITPLPAQPLPPAQFGLLAQVKAYELLTVEAAVSGSREAAYQAILAHPLGPTADRVQAVLDDMLETHRAYLPQFWA
- a CDS encoding ATPase, whose product is MRYYLGADLGSTKTHIAIADEAGQVVGFGRGGAANPQGVGYDGMLHALQQALQEALGQASIPETAVSGAGFGIAGYDWPSAKPAMTAVIAKLGLDCPIGLVNDASLALFAGAENSTGVSLVAGTGCNCRGWDQQRQREGRVTGFGYWMGEFAGASELVWRAMQLVAFEWTQRGPATALSPIFIEYAGADDLTDLLEGYTNGRYPIEAQAAPLIFKAARQGDQVATDLIRWAGVELGEMAKAVIRQLEFAERAFDVVLVGSMFAGGPMLIEPMWQTITQFAPQARLVRLAAPPVLGGIILGMNQGGLAVTPAVRRRLSVIRIP
- a CDS encoding N,N'-diacetylchitobiose phosphorylase; protein product: MQYGHFDDHAKEYVITRPDTPQSWSNYLGSTEYGAIITNNAGGYGFYKSGAHGRFLRLRFNSVPMDQPGRYFYLRDNDSGDYWSASWQPVGKPLDQYASTCRHGTAYTTITAQYNGISSEATYFVPLGQTFEYWRLKLTNNSGRPRRLGVFSYCEFTNQWNTEQDQVNLQYSLFIVKGELADGLLRIAIHDNLTPEPGSAQADDDVMHTWMGLIGASLDGYDTSREAFLGPYRGYHNPLAVEQGCCANSHAYGDNACGVLHSNLTLQPGESGELLVMLGIGDARTAGQGAVAEFGSLERATLELQKLKESWHAKLGSLTVQTPDEALNHTINVWGLYNCLITFAWSRAASLVYNGERDGLGFRDSVQDILGVAAAIPDEAQARLELLLTGQLANGGAIPIIKPFAHRPGHETPPNPEEYRSDDCLWFFNAVPAFVAETGDFDFYRKVLPYADEGEDSVFGHLRRALEFNLARTGRNHLPCGLSADWNDCLRLGYFGESLFVAFQLRLGLTVYAEIAGRLERPDEAAWALGQRAQLDQAIQSATWDGDWFIWAITEDGTVYGTKQYEEGQVYLNTQVWAVISGAASPEQAERCMQTVYDKLATPYGLMLCAPPLVKTSIDVMRAVVFNPGIKENAGIFNHTQGWGVMAECLLGHGDRAYEYYRAAMPAAYNGRAEIRQMEPYVQGQTTYSIYSPRPGHTRTAWLTGAAAWAYYSATQYILGLRPEVDGLRIDPCIPEEWPGFSATRRFRGKTVEIEVQNPQGVCRGVRWLTLNGERLAGNLVPAERLAAYNRVEVVLGA
- a CDS encoding ChbG/HpnK family deacetylase → MRAKLIVNADDYGRSPNISHGIRDAHRRGIVSSTTCMMNFDNVVADLALALQETPDLGLGVHLVLTAGRPLLPASQLPSLTTSDGAFHTLAQLTARLAEVDPAEAQAEWRAQIERFIQVTGRKPTHLDSHHHSSYFSEGLFRAMLELAQEYGCAIRQVMAQGDQVAMAGMPPAVQAIAGVYAPRLLAEFAPRCPDAFYATFYGDLATQAELLRILRSLPAAGIYELMCHPGYSDPELEASSAYARQRQQELAALTDTAVQEALASQTITLTTFAAV
- a CDS encoding LacI family DNA-binding transcriptional regulator, translated to MSSKVTINTIAEACQVSPSTVSLVLNGKPGVSTETRTRVLEAARTLGYLPSLSPTPARNRQLTAVGLVVKSEPGLLPTANPFYSQIITGVDDACRDMGINLLFAMLPVDENNLPPRLPPLMENSNLDGLLMVGAFVDQTMHAFLGQRNLPIVLVDGYSDTERFDMVVSDNFRAAYQAVEYLIAGGHRHIGLVGSEPGCYPSLLERRNGYLRALKEQNSPHTYLADFNVNRSQGEAETLRLLQENPQISALFCVNDNVALGALRAARQIGRRVPQDLSIVGYDDTYLATSISPTLTTMRVDTLAMGRAAVHLLALRLAKPDAARTTVIIHPELVERESASPLNGI